A stretch of Lathyrus oleraceus cultivar Zhongwan6 chromosome 6, CAAS_Psat_ZW6_1.0, whole genome shotgun sequence DNA encodes these proteins:
- the LOC127094709 gene encoding uncharacterized protein LOC127094709, translating into MPRDFTEMVGVGVQLEEGIKEGRVASDNYASASSTKTFGGWKKKKEGDPNAASHHRPINIRQQYQPDAQAAPAPQVQQPMPSYYQQPSVAAMAPGEPMMSNMPLPPHLMFLFDPIPIPYSNLLPFLLAHNLVEKRIAPPVPDKLPRRYKPNEHCAFHSNAPGHDTENFFVFKGKVQELVRLGLIKFGDMPNVETNPFHEHGAVNMVTEDENLIMDVIKVKTLLVHVHLKVFKVSGKKKNDEVSVIVSVFKKPKAFEIFCPCREGTPSVISAKRLDIKMSAPFPYKSDKAVPWGYEPTTTMNGVEKPLVNNKVVTNIADTSGPTRSGRVFAHVNLRSGKCVVERPDKDKAPLVIPKSKPVHDVDAEEFLHMIRKSDYKGKAYINPDVTVDQFDHVVGNITSCNTLRFSDNDLLTEGKNHNNALYISMGCENDSLSHVLVDTDSSLNVMPNITLAKLSYIEANIKPSDVVVKAFHGSRRAVMGEIVLPMMVGP; encoded by the exons ATGCCTCgtgacttcaccgagatggtagGGGTCGGTGTACAACTTGAAGAAGGAATAAAGGAGGGAAGGGTGGCAAGTGATAATTATGCATCTGCTAGTAGCACCAAAACGTTTGGTGGATGGAAGAAAAAGAAAGAAGGAGATCCTAATGCTGCTTCCCACCATAGACCAATAAATATAAGACAACAATATCAACCAGATGCCCAAGCAGCTCCAGCTCCGCAAGTGCAACAACCCATGCCAAGCTACTATCAACAACCCTCGGTGGCTGCAATGGCACCAGGGGAACCTATGATGTCAAATATGCCCTTGCCACCACATCTGATGTTTCTA TTTGATCCGATCCCGATACCATACTCTAATCTGCTACCTTTTCTACTCGCCCATAATCTCGTAGAAAAGCGTATCGCACCACCAGTGCCTGATAAGTTGCCTAGACGGTATAAACCTAATGAACATTGTGCTTTCCACTCTAACGCACCTGGGCATGACACTGAAAATTTCTTCGTATTTAAGGGAAAAGTTCAAGAACTTGTGAGATTGGGGTTGATTAAGTTTGGTGATATGCCAAATGTGGAAACCAACCCATTTCATGAGCATGGGGCAGTGAATATGGTTACTGAAGATGAGAACTTGATTATGGATGTCATCAAAGTAAAGACTTTGTTGGTGCATGTGCACCTCAAGGTGTTCAAG GTTAGTGGAAAGAAGAAGAACGATGAAGTATCTGTCATAGTGTCTGTCTTCAAAAAGCCAAAAGCTTTTGAGATATTTTGTCCATGCAGGGAAGGTACGCCTTCTGTCATCTCTGCTAAGCGCTTGGACATCAAAATGTCAGCTCCTTTTCCCTACAAATCTGATAAAGCTGTACCATGGGGATATGAGCCCACTACCACCATGAATGGTGTTGAGAAACCATTGGTTAACAACAAAGTTGTCACCAATATTGCCGATACAAGTGGTCCCACGAGAAGCGGTAGGGTTTTTGCTCATGTTAATCTTAGAAGTGGTAAGTGTGTGGTCGAGAGGCCCGACAAAGATAAGGCTCCATTGGTCATTCCTAAGAGCAAACCCGTACATGATGTGGATGCTGAAGAATTTTTGCACATGATACGAAAGAGTGATTATAAG GGAAAAGCCTACATAAACCCAGATGTCACGGTTGATCAGTTCGACCATGTAGTTGGGAACATTACATCTTGCAACACACTGAGATTTTCTGACAATGATTTGCTCACCGAAGGTAAAAACCATAACAATGCTCTCTACATATCCATGGGATGTGAAAATGATTCTCTTTCacatgttttggttgataccgaCTCTTCTCTGAATGTAATGCCAAATATTACTCTCGCCAAATTGTCCTATATTGAGGCCAATATCAAGCCAAGCGATGTTGTTGTGAAGGCCTTTCATGGTTCTAGGAGGGCTGTAATGGGTGAAATTGTCTTGCCGATGATGGTTGGTCCATAA